The Orcinus orca chromosome 1, mOrcOrc1.1, whole genome shotgun sequence DNA window gttccttaaggtgtaatgttaggttgttgatatatgaacttttttttttgttgtttagctCAGTTAACTGTTATCTTTATTATTGACACTCTTAAAGCAACAGTTGCAGAGGTGTGCCACTAGTTTGTGGTTATGagtgtatgtatataattttttaaagttttttttattgtggtaaaatatatattacctAATTTAtgattttgaccattttttaaaatgtaaaattctgtgtcattaagtacattcatatgttgtgcaaccatcaccactatccattttcataaattttcaacagcccaaactgaaactctgtacctaatAAACACAACTCTCCATTCTGCTTTCCCTTAACCCTGGGTAACCGCTATTCcactttgtctctatgaatttgattatttCAGGTATGTCAAATAAGTGGAATCATCTAGTGTCTTAAAGATTCATCTGTGCTGTAGCATATCAGAATTTActccttcttaaggctgaataatattccattgcatgtatataccgCATTTTATCTACTCATCCATCAAAGGACATGTGAATTGCTACtgtttggctattgtgaagaatgctgctgctatgaacattggtatacAAATATCcttttgagtccctgctttcaattcttttgggtatctACCTAGAGGTGTAATTGTTGGATCATGTGGCAATTGTGTGTGTAATtgtttgaggaacttccatactgtcctCAATaatggctgcaccactttacattcccaccagcaatgcacaagggttccagtttctccacatctttgccaacgcTTGTTATTTTGCTTTACTGGTAATAGCCACCCTAATGGATATGAAGTGATatcagtttgcatttccctaatgattagtgatgttgagcatctttggatgtacttattggccattcgtATATCTTtttgtggagaaatgtctattcctttgcccattttttaactggattgttttttggttgttgagtCGTAGCCCTTTATTTATTCTGGACATTAGACCCTTAAAAGATAcatgattgcaaatatttttctccattttgtagGATGCCTTCTCATTCTgttcattatttcttttgctgtgcagacggttttaattttgatgaggtttatctatttttttcttttgttgcctgtgcttctgGTGTCATagtcaagaaatcattgccaaatccactGTCATGCAGCTTTtcctctatgttttttttttttaaaaatctttattagagtataattgctttacaatggtgtgttagtttctgctttataacaaagtgaatcagttatacatatacatatgttcccatatctcttccctcttgtgtctccctccctcccaccctccctatcctatgTTTTATACTAAGTAAACCTAAAGGAAAGGCTGAAGAATCAGTTGTAAATAGTATAAGCTAGATGAAGACTTGAATTGAAGCACATCATTCTGGgggaaagataaataaatattcacactAAAGAAGGCAGAGAAATTTATTGCCACTTGAAACTATAACTCAGATGAAtcagaccaaaacaaaacaaaaccattaaGTTGACATTAAAACATGTTGTTATTTGATCATATTTGTCTTTTGAGGATTTCTTTACTGATAGGCACTTCTGCAACCAGTTAGGGTAATTTGGTGTAAACATTTTGTGGacatttttaaaggtatataAAAGGATGTTTGATGATAGCCGGtcataagtaaataataatatatatgacaTAAAAATTGATGAATTGCCATTTTTGAGTTTGAACAATGTTCTAGAAAgatccgttttttttgttttttttttttggcggtacacgggcctctcactgctgcggcctctcccattgcagagcacaggctccggacgtgcaggctcagcggccatggctcacaggcccagccgctccgtggcatgtgggatcctcccggaccggggtacaaacccgtgtcccctgcatcagcaggtggactctcaaccactgcaccaccagggaagcccaaagatccTACTTTCTCTGCCATATTTCATAAGTATCAAATTGGATACTCCTGTTGTGCTGCAATTGCCAAAATGAGCTCAATAGTTAGAATGTTTCTTCTGTATATCAAATTGCATCCATTCAAAATATGGAATCCCCTgcacaaaaccaaaatgagaacaTGTTTTGCTCAAGCATTTGTTAATGTggctgtaaaatatttaaaagtttcctaacatatagcatttatttttaaagtagtccCTTCACCCACAGTGTTTCCATAAGACTCTTTTGTAGCCCCTAAAAATCACCAAAAAGGGAAAGGACTCCTACCCCACTCCCTCCCCGACCCCTGCCAGCTACTTTTACTTTAGAGTGGAggtcagaaaactttttctgtaaaggaccagatggtaaatattttaggctttgctagTCATACAAACCCTGTTGTAGCTACTCAATTCTGCTGTTGTAGCACATGAAACCAACTACAGACAACAGTAAATGAATGGGTATGGCTGCATATGACCCAAGGCTGTAGTCTGCCAATCCTTGCTTTAGAGTACAGAAATTAATTTgcttatgtaaaatatatagcaagATTAATAAATTAGAGCCTAAAAGAAGGTACAGAATCGTTCTTTTAGTCCTTTAGGAAAACCATCCTGTAATGCCTGTATTGTCTATTTCAAATATATCTACACAGTTTCACTTTTTTCTTACCCTGAGATATTTATTAAGAAAGGGTAATCCAGAGTCCAGTACATGAAACATCTTTGgggatatatattatttaaatagaaaGTGATAATACTTCTAGCATTAAAAGAACCCCAGCTGCCAAATTATAATGACTCTGTAGTGTGCCTCCAACATACTGACTGTTAAAGGGCAGTAAGTTCTCCCTGGCAGTTACTGCAGCAATTGAAAGTTATATTTTCATATCTTGTATAGGGATGAAATCgtccaatatttttctttgtagcaaGTAAGGTGGTTGGTGAAGACTCAGAAAACGGATTATCAGCTGAGCTCTCTGTACAGGTTACTGGATCCAAAATGCGTAGAACCTAAGGAAAATAAGAGGTGATGTCAGATGTATGCAGTAAGGACTGTAAAAGCCCTtggttttattaatatataaaagtgcTATTTCATTAGTATGAAACTGCCATAAAAAATAACATCTGAATGATGAATTTGATTAGAGAACTTATGCCTTTTCTCAAAAAGCTCTAAATTTGACAATGATGTCAAGTTATTATATTACCTaggttacctattttaaaaaataatgaaattactcTTATGCATATtgatgaaaatatatgaaaacataaaagaaaattaggtTATATCAATTTTACTATAAGTGatgttgatttttatctttaaccAAAAAGTATGCACTACCTTTCTCCCTCAGTCCTTCACTGAACTGCCTGGAACTGGGATTCTGCCTTCATTCTTCTACTGAAATGTTATTTCAAAGTTTTTGATCATTTACTTGTAAAATcaatggttttcatttctctttttctaatttatatgcAATATTTGATGCTAACGATcatgcttttgtttcttggattcATGGACACCATACTCTCTTAATTCTTCTTCTGCTCTGATTCTTCCTATTCTGTTTCCTTTACTGAGACCCACAACAGGAGGAACTCTTGGGTTGAAAAAAATTCTCCAATTAAGGGCAAGGATAACATGGCTGGCTCATAGCTCCTGTTtctcattttcatattcttccaACCATCATCATATGATGAACATGGGTTATTGGGCAAAGGAGGCAGGTACTGGAATTGGAAAGGAATTGGGAAAAGCAGTAGCAGAAAGAGCTTTCTATCCTTCTATGTAAGGCTTATTCAAAAACAGCTTTCAGAAATGGCTTGAGATGTCTGTTTCCCTAGCTCTCATATTGTCCagcaggtttttttccttctaagttACCAATGTACCCAAAGAGCTATAGCTAATTTAAAAATGTCCTGGCATCATTTAACAGCTACCATTCTATTTTAGTACCTCTGTTTTTCTACTGGATTACTGCTTTTTCGATTTAGTTTTTGATATCCTTCTATTTTTTACGGAACTTGGTTAGATGCTACTGGACAAACAGAGATAAAGGGCTTATCTtaaagctgcttataaatttagAAGGGAAAATTATAACAGTACCCCAACTCTCTATATATGTTATTACATTATGTGCCTTTAGAGGGAGGAACAAAATGCCAAAGGAATACAATTAAAGGAGACCAAGATACCAGTATAGATACAAGGTTTCTAGATTTTAGCCTGAAAGTGATagggaaggattttaagcagggtgCCTTTCAGAGAGATCACTCTATACACAGCGGGTGGATGAGGGAAGGAGTGGGCACTAAAGCAGACATGGGAAGAACAGAGAAAGGGAGTTTACAGCAATAATCTAGCTAAGAAATGCTGACCTTGAAGCAATGTGGCTAAAAGGTCCAAGAGACACTAAGGAAGTAGGACTGTCAGTTTTGTTCAATGAGACAAGGTGGATAAAGGATTGGGAGAAGGGGATGTAAACCAAGCCTTGAGGCTACCCACCATTGTATCGTGAAGTAGGAGGGTGTAGGGTTACgtaagccaagggaagagagtgTTTCAAGATATCAGGAGTAGTTAATTATACCAAATGCTACTGGCAGCAACCAGGTAGGCAGCAACACCATTTCCcaacaaaagaatagaaaaagagaaacgaTTTTGGATAAAGCTGATGAGTTTAGTTTCAGGGACTGATTCAGTAAATAGCTGAACACCTACTGTTGTACAAAGGATTATGCCAGACCTTGAGGAAATGTAAGACATAAGCTCCTTAAGGAACTCACAGTTTGGGAGAGAGATTTAACATGATAAAGAGCTAtactagatatatatatatatatatatatatatatatatgtgtacaaaaTGGAAGCCTGGAGGAAGGAACATCTAGGTTTGCCTGTGGGATTCAGGGAAGGCTGATTCTTAAAGGCAATATAGTGGTTGGGCAAGAAGAGAGATGTTGGGAGGGCAGTCTAGGCAGAGGGAAAGTATGTACAGAGGCATGAGATACAGTGGCCTATCTGTGGAATGCAAGTGGTTAACACTGCTGGGATGTGAAGTGCAGAGGGTGGACACACCTGGAAAGTGATACTAGAGAAGGGGAACTGGAATAATGATTAATGAAAGGCCTTCTCTACAATATGAAATAATTCAGATTCAGTAATGAGGGAGACTGGGAGCCCTCTGAACAGCAGTACCAAGAATGATGGGATTGGCATTTTTGAAATAACTCACTGACAGTAGAGGATGGCATGGAGGCAGGTAAAAAGCAAGGTGGGGATATTGGTGAGGAGGCTATTACTAAAGTTTAGCCTGGAGATCAGGTGTTTGAACTTGGGAGAGGGGATAAATTAGAAGGAACTGACAGGACTTGTAAAGGCAACAGGATTAGAGGGATGAaggatataataataaaaatgatagctactatttattgagaaATTACTGTACCTATACTGGAAACTGCTACaggctttatatgtattattttatggaCTCCCCAAAACTGTTGAGATCACAGTTCATGGAGAGATGTTGAagattttaaaagtggaaaagtTCTGGTAATGACAAGGCCTATGACTGGGATGAGGGTGAACCTGGATGGTTGTAGAACTGTGAGACCACAGTATTTGACAGGTCACCTGCATGAGCCCTCAATTCACACAGGACTGAAGGTACCAGGTCTACACTAATTGCTTCTGTGGAGTCTGGCACATTCCCATCtatatggggaaaaaacaaataacatctTAGACCAGAAGTAATCAATTATCTACTCTTGattactaaattaaaagttctacACAGTGGTTTTCATATCAAAATGAGCTCAAGAAAAGGATTATCAATGATTCAGTAGCTAAAAAATAGGTCATCTTTAAAAAcaactacatttttttctcaagtgtttGAGAAAATTAAAGCTCAGAGGAGGAAATAATTTTCTACAAGATCCCTAGCTCATTAGTATGACAATCAAATTTTGATCCCATATTTCCTAACTCCCAATGCCAAGCACTTTCCATTACAACATGTCACCTTTCAATACGAGGACAGTCTTAGAGGTTCCACAGATCATGAAAGAGAAGTATTTTACCGTTTCAGCCATTTTTTCTGCTGGGGTGCTGCAgaattcaactgttgatggaaacTTTTTTTGACCATTAGTGCCAACATTTCCCAGAAGATGAGAATTTACTGCTTTTGCCAACTTGTGATTTGTTAATGCTAGTTCTGCTGTGCTGTGAGGTTGCGCGTTAGGGTAGTAAGTTTGCTCTCTTCCCCACTGCAAGGAGACCAAGAGCTCCTCCAACAACCTGCAAAGAACACACATGAGCACTCAATATTAATAAGAGgataaaatctaaaaatcaagaatgatgaataaatgagaaacatATTTCTGAAATCATATAGTATCTTTCTCCTCTATCTTTCTCTCAGAGTTCAATAAATCAGGAAGTCTGGTAAAATAAGTCAGATTACAGAAAGCACTTATTGATTTTATGGTTATCTGGAAATCATTCAACAAACAGTACATTTTTTAGTTCTCATATTTTAGTACAGGTAATAATAGTGTACTCATACAGTATTATACAACTACAGATTTGtgcatttattgagatattcATATGGTATATGTATATGATAATTTTTTGTGTGAGTTACATTGGTTGATTTCTAAATGATAAACTAACTTATAATGCTTGGGATAAAACCTACTTGGCCACaatctataaacatttttatatactgttgGATTTGAATCACTAAAAttctgttaaggatttttgcatctgtattcattagagatattggcctgtagttttcttgtagtgcctctgtctggttttggtgtcaagatgatgctggcctcataaaatgagttggaagtTGTTCCCTTCTCTATTTTCTAGAAAAGTTTGTGtaaatttggttttatttcctccttAGATATTTGTTAGTATTCACCAATGGATCCATATAGGCCTGGGGTTTCCTTTACTAGAAAGTTTTTGACTACAAAGTAAATTGCTTTAATAGGTTAGGGCTATTCAGGTTATCTGTTCTTGGGTACTCTGGTGGTTTGGGTCTTTTAAAGAGATCGTCCATTTAAGTTGTTGAATTGATTAGCATAGTGTTGTTCATAACATCCCCTTATTATCTTTCCTATGTCTACAGAATCTGTAGTGTACCCCTCTCCTCATCCCTGATACTAGTCacttgtatctatttttttcctgattatactgCCTAGAGGTTTTGTAaacttatcttttcaaagaaccagtgtttggctttctatttcatttatttctgctctcatccttttcttccttctgcttaatTTGCTCTTTGTGTTTCTTAaggaagcttagattattgacgAGACCTTTTTTCGTTTCTacaataagcatttaaaattataaatttccctctaaacacTGCTTTAGTTGCCTCCCACAAAATctgatattttgatatattgtgttttcattcttcTAATTTCCCCTATGATTTTCTCTTGACCTTTACTTATTTGATTTGTAAGAAATCAACTACATAAAAGTATAAAGTACATTTAAGGAAGACTATCAATTTTGACAGTTCTGGTGCATATAGACATGAAAGTAAGCTCTAATACTGTAGAACAATCCTCAAAAAGATctccttccgggcttccctggtggcgcagtggttgagagtctgcctgccgatgcaggggacacgggttcgtgccctggtccgggaggatcccacatgccatggagtggctaggcctgtgagccatggccgctgagcctgcgcgtccagagcctgtgctccgcaacgggaggggccacaacagtgacaggcccgcgtaccgcaaaaaaaaaaaaaaaaaaaaaagatctccttCCAAAGGAAAGACTGGTATGCTTTTTGGCTTCTACCAAAAACCATACAAAACTGCTATAACTATAaccaaaaattacttttaaatccAGAGATTTCTTCTATTATAGATATAACTAATTCTCTCCCCAATTAAGAATAAAAGAAGCATGTCTTCTGTTTTTTCagtctttctccctcccctgggcatctgttttaaaacatatatgcTCAATAAGTTATTAAATGTAGAAATACTAAAGAACTATCTCAATAACAAAAATtgcaggagaaaggagaagagttCAGAATGTAAACAAGTGCCATACTTCTGTGTAGTTATCATTTCCTGACGAAACTGTTCCCGTTCACTCAGGAGATCTTGTATAGCACTCTGTGCATCACGGTTTTGACGCTGTAAAACCGCTCTGGAGTTGGTTAACTCATCTGCCATAACCCTGGAAAAGATTAAAGTCTTACATATAAATTCTCTGACAGTGTTAAGAAGTTAATATACTACCTTTGTgactgtcatttttaaaaacttacaaaaaagatttaatattgtcaaattacttctcagtttttaaatcttcactaaaaaacatttaaaatctttatgAGCTTAGAACTTATTAAAGGGACTCAATTAAAATATCTGTTTACAAAATGACAAAGGAAACAGTTTTTTAACTTTCCTATATAGTGACTTTGGAACTTGTACTTTAGTCTTATTCTAGATTAATcaagttttggaaaaaaataacattatttaaatgttttttaaatatggaaaatttaagagaaaaaaatgagttatttttctGCCATCAATTACTTTTTTGtccttagaaaaatattaaatatagaaagatttataaaaaagcaaaactaagtcCTTCTTCCAGACCAGCATCCCCATCCTTCTTTTATAGTCAGTGATCAATAAAGTAACCaacatatttttctagaaaaaaataatttgtatatcaacaaaaaattatgtgtaaaaataactatattcatattatttacaaaaaaggGATTATTTAATACAAACTTTTctatagtttgctttttttcaccTAATAATTTatcttggtgattttttttcatattagcaCACATAGAGCTAACtcattcccttttttaaaaaaaaaacagcttaatGTTTTCTTCTGATTGGATGTATCAAAATGTATTTAACCAATTCTCTATTGATGGAAATgaagcaaaattttaaagtatttttattcagCTGAAAATCTTAAAACTAAAGTCTCAGACCATAGTAACCACTGAAttccttaaaatgaaaacaattctgaCATTAAAAGATTAAATCAACTAAAATATCAATAAACTTTGGTTTAATTATTATTGCCCTTAACGTGTTACTATCAGCATCGatcagaatgttaaaaaaaagttattacagTAATCTGTAAAATATATGCATGATTTGCTTCTTAAGCTGTTCAATGAGAATTAATTAATATTCATTCTAAGTCAATAAACAGTAAATAGTCAATAAACAGTAAATTCATTTCTCCAAATAGATCCTATAATAGTACAATTAGAAATAGATGTGTGTTAGATGGATAACACCCAGATCCTTTCTCCAGTAACTCAAAGTTGGAAGGAGGGGATAAATAGACAATCATAATATATAAGAGAGCTTCCCAACTACCATGGGCCTGGTGGTTCTAGGGGCCTGGGGTTCTCACCTCTACTGGAGAGTAGCCTCATCCAGTAGGCTATACAGTATGTCATACAGATGTTATCATTTTCTGTTTGTGCATGGTGAGAAAAAGGTTGGGAAGCTCTATTATGTAGTAAAATGAGCTATAAGAACAGAGCACGAGAGACAAAATATGATGTACGGAGTGGCAATGATATTTGAGTTCTCCAGATAGAAGGTGGggaaaaatagtcttttaaaaaatttacatatttattaattgACTGagtttacagttttgttttgatCTTAAACATTGTAGTAGGAGTGATTTCTACTATAGAAGAGTAACTCAGAATTCTGGAATGAGGGAGGTGCCTTTTGATACCACTTTTCCATTTACGGAGACTGTATGACCATCCAGAGGAGGAAGAGTCCACATCTTAAATAATACACGAGGTACTCTGACAATTTGAATCAGAAATTTTCACACTACAATCTATTTTCTTGCATTAGGGGTCAAAAGTCTGATAGAGCAAAAGCTAGGAAATGAAATactctttaaaatagaaaatacctGCTTGCAAGGAATTTACTTCGCCACACATCACACTGTATGGACATCCGTTCTAACTGTTCGGAAAGCTGAGCTGTGTTTCGACCTAGGGCTTCGTTTTCtaaaataagctgatttttctCACGGGCTAGACGTTCAAAGTGATATTGAAGATCATCCCCAACAGAAGCCACCAGCAGCTTTTTTAACTCACGATTGACCTGGAGGAAATCATGACCAATACAACAAGCTCAAAGTGATGCCAGTGACTTTAATGTagcaaaatgaacaaaagagaaacTGTTTCATGTAGTTTGGACCTCCATTACTAAAAGTGTGTATCAAAAagtgatattaaatatttaagtttcATAATGTATATAACCATGTCTATATCTCTATTAATCTATAGTCCATGTGGTTATAATCTGAGCCTCTTATTATAAGAGTACAAATCATTATCATAAAAATTACAAACTGCCTCCAGTCAACACTTAAaggcaaaaaattagaaaagtgaaCCAATAAATTTTGCTAAAAGATATGACCGAGTGTTTTATAAAtcttttccaacatttaaaaattgatttctttgtgccttaggatttttatttttaagaatttaagcAAAAAAGCAATTCACATGTCTATAAGCATGTTCTTCACATTGTtatcaaaaatgcaaaaaattaaaacataaatgtcCAATAAAAGGTATTGGTATATGGTGCAGTCATTGAAGAACACTGTTGCTAttaataatgatattttaataGAATATCCTGTATTAACAACTAAAAGACAACTAAAAAAAGTGAGTTACAAGGCAAAAATATACTCAGTATGTATAATTATGCATTTATAGCCAGATGGTATAATATAGGTAGcactattttcattattttttctgtattttctaaaatgtttacaaataaatatgtactagttttataatttgaaatcagttatttaaaaatatattattaaatatattagaaaCATATTTGAATGACAACCACTAACCATGGTGTCACAAAGACTAACATCTAGCAAAAAGATGTATAATCTAACAGAGAGGCAAACTGGGGCTGGTAAGGCCATTACTAAGATGTAAAGATTaaagaaagtgaatcaagcaCTATAGATAATTTTCCATTTACAATGAAGACACTGATACTTATACCACCATTCTCTTTATTCTAAGTATTatctatacatagaaaaaaatacttggaaTTTATGGATTCTTAAAGCAAGGTTTATTAGCTAGTCTTACTTAGTCAATCTCTGGTTTGCAAGTTCATAACTGTAACCTCCTTTACAACTTGTAGGTGGTCTTGTCCAAAGTACCTCACATTGTCCAAAGTACCTCATACTTCAACCATGTTTAGAGGATAAGTTCCCAACATAAACTACTTCTATTAGAGGCACTAAAGAGAATGAGAAATTTAAGAGGAAGTTTTTTAGATAAATGACAAGTTATAATGACATTGCAAGAGGAAGTATTGTTTTCTAACATGCAGGCTCAGAAGGCCCAGGTATAAAGAGAGGTACTCATTAAACCTATTAAGGCTGTTCTTACCTCGGACTGTACTCTGAGCTGGTTTGAAAGACCTTCTTTATCCTGTAGTAACCTCCTTTCAGAGTTCTTGAGCTTTTCCAATATATTCTTTACCTCGGATAGTTCCTTTCTGGGTTCTTCAACTCCCTCTGGCTGGCCAAGGAATTCTCCTTTGTGATGTCCCAGAGACTTAACCTTTGCATTTTTGTTGGGGATATCATGGGTTATAGCGGCTCTGGGAACTAATATTCTTACAGCTTCGACTTCCACTGCTTTTTCAGCGAGAATCTTCCCTAGCTGAAGAACGCCTGGGCTCTCTGACGGAACTGCTTTCTTTCGTGGACTTGGAAGGACGTGATGCTTTATAGGTTGGATTCCAGGAGTAACTTCAATAGATTTAGGTGGTTCCTCAGTTTCCATTCCATCTCCCGCTCCTCGAATTGGGGATGAAGTAAGGATGACTATAGAAGGGAAAACGAAACATAAACTACTTACTGAAAAGAAATGCCAGGAAAATGCTAAGACATGCTTTACCCTGCATTCAGAATTCCTGGtactgaaaaaaagggaaaacatttagagtaaaaattttcaaaacaatcATGTGTCAACAAAAGATGAACAAAGTCTTACAGGTTCAAACTTTCCTTAAGTAAATGGTTTCTCTCTTGGTAGAAACTGCAAGAGATTTGGAATCAAGGTATTTGGCTTCAACTTCTACTTCCTAGTATAATCCTAAGTAAATAATGTAACCCTCCATGAATCTCTATTTcctaatctgcaaaatggagatagtaaCAACTATGCTACAGGGTTGTGGTACGAAACAATGTAATAAGATCAAATGCCTGGCACGTTGTAGACActcaataatattaaatataaaaataaaataagctatgtATATACGTATTTGAAAGTGTCTACCTCAAAATAGATTGACCTGTTTTTGTGAACTCTTAGCAAAGAATGCTTCACAAGTTATCCAACCAGATTCCTTAATACTCTCTCTCCTAGACCTTTGTTTCTGCTATTTCTTATTCTCTTAAATGGCTTCTTTCGACACTTACTGTGATTCTCACTTATCCCTTTAAGAAGTCAGCTTAAACTCTACTCTGCGTTAAATTTTCCCAACTGTTCTAGTCTACTCTCTGAATGCCTATGCTACTTACCATCTCAAACATTCAGTTTGAATCTTAATCATGAACCATAATTATCATTTATGGGTTTTGTTATATGCTAAATCTCACTTTCCCAATAAGTCTGATAAGCACACTACGGCCAGGCATCATGCCCTAAACAAGTGGAAGGAGCATGGTATTATAGAAATGACATGAACTCTGGGATCAGCCAGATCTGGTTTTGAGTCCCATTTCCACCACTGCTACCTGTACAATCCTGGACAAAATCCTGCAAttatctgagcttcagtttcagcCTCCATGAAAAGAATTTAACAATACATCTAGGGTTACCTTATGTcttaaatgagaaaatggttaagtaacaaataaacatttataaaagatTTACCATGTGCCAAACACTATTCTAAATACTTTACACATAACTCATTTATCCTTACAGTAACCCTTTGAGGTAAATATAATtagctctattttatagatgaagaaaataagacaCAAAGAGGTTCaagaacttgcccaaagtcatatcacacagttagtaagtaGAAGATGCAGAATGCAATTCTGGGCAGCCTGGTCCCAAAGACTGAggccttaaccactgcacacaCTGCCCCTTTAAGTGTCAAAAGTGTCTTGCACAGAATtgcagacattcaataaatggtagctccCATTCCTTTCCTCTGTAACACTTAATACATTGCTGCACACATTTACTAATTTGCTCAATTAAAATAATCTcccatctgggacttccctggtggcgcagtggttaagaatctgcctgccaatgcaggggatatgggtttgagctcaggtccgggaagatcccacatgctgcagagcaactaagcccgtgagccacaactactgagcccacatgccacaactactgaagcccacatgcctagagcccgtgctccgcaacaagagaatccaccgtaatgagaagcctgct harbors:
- the BLZF1 gene encoding golgin-45 — its product is MTTLESLETKVILTSSPIRGAGDGMETEEPPKSIEVTPGIQPIKHHVLPSPRKKAVPSESPGVLQLGKILAEKAVEVEAVRILVPRAAITHDIPNKNAKVKSLGHHKGEFLGQPEGVEEPRKELSEVKNILEKLKNSERRLLQDKEGLSNQLRVQSEVNRELKKLLVASVGDDLQYHFERLAREKNQLILENEALGRNTAQLSEQLERMSIQCDVWRSKFLASRVMADELTNSRAVLQRQNRDAQSAIQDLLSEREQFRQEMITTQKLLEELLVSLQWGREQTYYPNAQPHSTAELALTNHKLAKAVNSHLLGNVGTNGQKKFPSTVEFCSTPAEKMAETVLRILDPVTCTESSADNPFSESSPTTLLATKKNIGRFHPYTRYENITFNCCSNCQGELTAL